The Halovivax ruber XH-70 genome includes the window TAGTCCGTGACAGCACGGGCGACCGCGATTCCTCGGGCCGCTCGCAGCGAGGGCGGCACGTCGGCTGCGGGCGGTCGCGTTCCGTCGTCGGCGTCTCGCAACAGGCTGAGAACGTACAGTTGCTCGTCGTCCCCCAGCGAGCGGTGCCCGACGAGCAAGCCGTGAACGGATCGCAACTCGAGGGCCGCGACGTAGGTTTCGTCCAGGGGGCGCAGGTCGCCACCGGCGATGAACCCGCGGCGGGCGACGTACGTTCGGCACCGATCCGTCGCGTCCCCGACGACGTCGACGAGCGGTCGATCGTTCACGTCCGCCCGGACGTCGGTGAGGTCTAGCGTGACGGCCGCGTCCGTGTGCTCGCGGCGGTCGCCAGAACCCACACTACGGAGACTGCCACAGCCGGGACACGAGACCGAGCCCGTCTCGAAGTACGACCAGCGCGTCCCACACTCGGTGCACTCGCGCTCGCCCCGTACCTTCATACGCGACGGTTCACTCGCCAGACGCAAATGCGCATCGACAGTGGCCCGAGGGGAACGCTTACGTGGGTCCGAGAAAAATCCTCACGCGATGACACGGAGTACCCACGCTCCTGATCGAGAAATTCGCCGGTGATGGAATCGCCGTTCGACGAACCAGGTCGTCGATGATCGTCGACGATCGGTCTTCCACGCTGGAGGTTCGCGTCACCGGCTCTGTCTTCGAACTGTCCGAGTCGACAGCCAGAGCACTCTACCGGGCGCTCGACGACGCACTGCCGAACGAGCACGAATTCTGCAAAACGATCGGGATCCATCGCGACGATGGCCGATACGTCGTCGAACGCCGCGGCGCGACCTCGAGTGGCCACAGAAAGGTGTTCGACTCGTTCGATGCATTGGGTGACCGTTACGCGTCACTCCCGAAGACGATTACTGCCAGTGACCTCGACGGACCGGGACTGTCAGGCAGTCGGCGACACGCCGTTCTCTGGCACCTGATCGAACACCCCGCGTTCGACTGTGAACTCGATCGCAAGCAGCCGCTTACCGCGGTAAAGCGCGACGTGTAGCGATCAACGAACTGGCACACGCTGGCCGTTTTGGGTCCGACTCGACACAGCGGACAGGTTGAAGGCCACGCACCCGGGACTACCCTGTGTCTATGCGAGACGAATCCGAAATCCGCGACCAGTACGACTTCCTGACCGAAGAACTGGAGAGCGAGGAGATGCGTCACGAGGGCGTCAAGCAGATGTTCACGTACTACAAGCGAGCACTCGGCTGGGTCCTCGAAGAGGAACACATGTGACGAGGGTGAGCCAGTGGACCCAGCCGAGTGCCCGCTTGCGGCGGTTCGTCGGCTGCACAGGAGCGAGACATCGATCGGACGCGTATTGTCAGTTAAAGACGGAATGAACGCGGAGCCCGAACCAGAACTCGCCGGTGCATTGAGCTGCACGTCTCGTCGAGGTGCTCGCCGTCCGGTCCTGACCCGTCACACTGGGGCAATCCCGACGATGGTCACCATCTCGAACTGTTCGGACCTGCGGAACGCGTGTCGATACATTTAAGTACGAAGGTACGCTGGATTCAGCTGACGCTTCGCTTGGAGGGCCGAAGCGTCAGCGGGGACCAATTCAGGGCGGCAAGCGCGCTCGCGACCCTTTTCAGGTCGCGAGTGTCGCTTTCCTGTTTCGAGACAAGTAAGCGAGCGACAGCGCTCGGTGTGCCGTGCTTGGACCGCCGAACGACGGATCGTCTCGTGTGAGCGACGCTGACGGGACGATTTCAGTCGCGGTGGGAGCAGCCGTTACCGTCTATCAGTAACCGACGTTACAGCCGCCAGACGAATGGTTGTGAAAGTGTGGGGGTCCTACGCACTGAACAGCTGCCGCGAGACGAAAAGTTTCGACCATTGGGAACGGTAACTCGGAATATTTATAAAATTCCGAGAATAAGGACCGGTAGTACTTACCCATGTACGACCTGACTGGATTCCAGCGCGACCTGCTCTACGTCATCGCGGGGAAAGACGAACCGCACGGGCTCGCGATCAAAGAAGAACTCGAAGCCTACTACGAGAAGGAGATCCACCACGGTCGACTGTACCCGAATCTCGACACGCTCGTCGATAAAGGGCTCGTCGAAAAAGGGAAACGAGACCGCCGGACGAACTTCTATACACTGACACGTCGTGGCAAGCGGGAACTCGATGCCAGAGCGGAGTGGGAGAGCCAGTACGTCGCCCACTCGTCCCCCGTGCAGTAACGGCAGGTCCGTCTCCCCGCCGTTACAGTACCGGTAGTTCCGTCTATTCCCCGGCCTACACCACCGTTGCCGCTCCTCGGATCTCAGGCTGTACGGGTCCACGCGCACAACGAATATTTTTTAGCGTGGTCGCTCCCAGCGGTTACATGGACCGAGATACTGTCGAGCCGTCGGTCGAGACGATGCCCGGCCCACGGGCCGAGAAGTGGGCAGACTACCACCACCAGTTCTCCGCGCCGAGTACGTACGTCTACGACTTCGTCTGGGACACGTCGGCCCCCGCGACGGGGCCGTTCTGTACGGACGTCGACGGGAACGTCCTGCTCGATTTCACCAGTCACGTCGCCGCCGCCCCACTCGGGTACAACAACCCGACCCTCCGCAAGAAACTCGACGAATTCGACCTGCCCGACCCGACCAAGATTGCCGGACAGGACTTCTACGTCAGCAGCGACTGGCCGCCGGAAGACAGCGACCAGCCCGGCCCGACGGAACTCATGGATCGGCTCACCGACCTGACGAGCCACTACGACATGGACACCGTCTTCCTCTCGAACTCCGGCGCGGAGGCGGTCGAGAACGCCATCAAGATCTGTTACACCCGCGGCGGCCACCGCGGTGTGACGACCGAGGGGGCCTTCCACGGGCGGACACTGGGCGCGCTCTCGCTCAACCGCTCGAAGACGGTCCAGCGAAAGGGCTATCCCGAAATTCCGGGCGTCATCTCGATCCCGTACCCGTCGACCGACGAGGCGTACGAACAGCGCTGGCAGACCGACGGCCCTGGCGGCAACGTACTCGCCGACAAACTCCACCCCAAACAGGGCGTCATCGACGCCGACGAACTCGCCTACGTCATCTTAGAGCCAGTCCAGGGAGAGGGCGGCTACCGGCCCGCCCACCCCGAGTTCGCTCGCGACCTGCAGGCGCTGCGCGAGCGCTACGACGTCGCCGTCATCGCCGACGAGATCCAGTCGGGCATGGGTCGAACCGGCAAGATGTGGGGCGTCGACCACCTCGATCTCACGCCCGACGTGATCACCAGCGCGAAGGGACTGCGCGTCGGTGCGACGATCTCCCGGTCTGACGTCTTCCCCGAAGAGACCGGCCGCATCTCCTCGACCTGGGGCGCGGGCGACCTGCTCGCGAGCTTCCAGGGGGCGCTCACGATCGACATCATCCAGGAACAGAACCTCCTCGAGAACGTCCAGGCTCGTGGCCGACAGCTCCGCGAGACGGTCGTCGACGCGAACCTTCCCGGTGTCACGGACGTGCGTGGTCCGGGCCTCATGATCGGCGTCGAGTTCGACGAGAAAGAACGCCGCGAAGCCGTCGTGAAGGCCGCACTCGAACGCGGACTGCTCACGCTCGGCTGTGGTCACCGGACCGTCAGACTCCTCCCGCCACTCGACGTCACCGAGCGCGAGATCGACATCGCCGCCGACCTGTTCGAAGCAGCCGCCGAAGCCGCCGATCGCAGCGTCACTCCCGCGGCGACCGACGGCGGACAGTAAGTACGGAGAGCCGGTCTAGACTTTTCGTTCGTGGGCCTGAACTGGGTGTAATTTCAGGTACTCAATCATCGAGCACGCCGTCCGCGTTCGTTACCTGCCGGCTCAGAACTGGTAGCGGCGCTCGTCGTCGAGTTGTGGGTACTGATCGGCACCAGTCATTTCGTCGTAGGTCATCCCCGAGAGGTACTCGTCGTAGGTGACGTCGTAACCCGACCGGAGGTGGAAGTCGAGTCGACCCGTGTCGACGGTCGTCTGGAACAGTCCGTGGATGGCTCGCCGGACGAGTTCGTCCGTCTCCTCCGGCCCTAATGCGGCGGTCAGGAGAGCGAGTTCGGTTCGGGTCTCGCGGTCGAGTTCGACCGGCAGCGACTCGCCGAGGTCGGCGGCGGTGGATTCGATGTCGTCTGTAAGCATCTCGAGGCTCATACACGGGCACTCTATCGCGGCCGGCAAAGGGATTTCGCGATGTGCCCCGACCGTCACCCCTAAACGAGCCACGCACCAACCCCGCTCGATGAGCGACGGAGAGCCGGACGAGACCGCCTACGGGTTGCCAGCGGACGCCGATGCCGTCAGGAAGGCGTTGGTCGCGTGGTACGAAGCCGACCACCGGTCGTTCCCCTGGCGCGAAACCGACGATGCGTACGCGATCCTCGTCTGTGAAGTGATGAGCCAACAGACGCAGCTCGAACGCGTCGTCGACGCCTGGAACGCGTTTCTCGATCGGTGGCCGACCGCCCAGTCGCTCGCGGCAGCCGACCGGGCCGATGTCGTCGGGTTCTGGAGCGATCACAGCCTCGGTTACAACAATCGCGCCCGTTATCTCCACGAAGCCGCGACCCAGATCACCGAGGAGTACGACGGTTCGTTCCCGGAAACGCCGACCGAACTACAGGAGCTCATGGGCGTCGGTCCGTACACGGCGAACGCAGTGGCCAGCTTCGCGTTCAACGCGGGTGACGCCGTCGTCGACACGAACGTCAAACGCGTGCTCTACCGGGCGTTCGACGTGCCGGACGACGACGAAGCGTTCGAATCCGTCGCACGCGAACTCATGCCGGCCGGAGCGTCGCGCGTCTGGAACAACGCGATCATGGAACTCGGCGGCGTCGCCTGCGGGAAACGACCCCGGTGCGACGAGGCTGGCTGTCCGTGGCGCCAGTGGTGTCACGCCTACCAGACCGGCGATTTCACCGCTCCCGACGTTCCCACGCAACCGAGCTTCGAGGGGAGCCGACGGCAGTTCCGCGGTCGGGTCGTCTCGGTATTGAGCGAGTACGACGAACTCACACTGGACGAACTCGGCCCGCGCGTTCGCGTCGACTACTCGCCGGATGGCGAGTACGGCCGCGACTGGCTCCGCGAACTCTGCCTCGACCTCGCCGACGACGAACTCCTCACGATCAGCGACGATCCTGGATCCAGTGAGCCGGCGGAGACAGAGACGGCAGCATCCTCCACCCAATCGATTTTCGTCAGCCTCAAGCAGTGAAGACGGTGAGACAGAGAACTGGCTGGTGACTGCGACGTCACTTCAGGATCGAATCCTCGATAGCAACCGGTGCGTTCCAACGAACGAACAACACGCCAGGACGGACCCACCGTGAACCAGTGCGTGGAGTTCGACGACGATCGTCCGGCCGGCGATCGCGGCGGTCGTCGTGTACGTCGCCGGCTCGGCGAGCCAGCCGATCCCGAGCAAGGTCGTCGCCCCGACTGCGAGCGAGAGTGCCGGCGTCAGCGTGAGCACTTGCACGGACAACCGACGGACACTGAACGGCTCCGTCGGTCTCGCGAGGACAGTACTGATCCCGAAGTGAAGGAGGAGAGCGACGACGAGCCCACACCCCGAGAGCAAGACACCAACGCGGCCACCGAGAGCCTCGGCGGTCAGCAACCAGAAGACCCAGATCGCCGCGTAGAGGGCGGAAACGAAGAGCCACAGTGGATCTGTCGGGTCACAGCGTCGACTCGCCGACGACGCCACGAATCCGGTCCTGAGTACCGCACCGAAGCACAGGACGGCGAGTCCTGCAAGCGCGGTGTAGAGCGTTCGCGATTCCAGAACCAGGAGGGTGAACCAGCCACCGATCGTTGCCGCGTCGACGACGGCCACCCAGAACGCGGTGGTGAGCCGACCCGTCCGCCGACCAGTCCGTCGGACGTATTCGGTGCCGCGATGCACGCTCATATCGATTCCAAGGACGCAATACGTATCGTTACTCGATCGGTACCATCTCGAAACCCGACATGAAGGTCCGACTCACGCCGAGTCCGACAGTGACCAGTACTCCGTCGTGGCGCCGGTCAGAACACGTTCCACCGTCGCGTCTTCACTGGGTAGGACCCGCCTACGTCGGGGTCGAGACGAGTAACGGCCAGTTACCACCGGAAGAGATCCGTCGCCCGCCTGAAACGCTGCACAAAACTATGTACGGTGGTCGTGAGGGGCGGGTATGGCCGCCGAACAACGTTTGCCGGAGCTGATCGTGAAGGAAGCCATCGGAGCGGGACTCGACTCTCCGATGCGCGAGTCGATACTGGAAGCCGTCGAGGACGCGGAAGGACCCCGAGGCGGGGTCTCGGTTCCCATCGCCGTCGGTGCAGTCGCAGTCGGGACGGCGATCGGGTACGTACTTGGGTCCGCCGATTCGACGACCGTCCCGACCGAAGCGGAGTCGCTTCCGATCGAAACGCCTGACTCGACCGCGGACGAGACTGACGACGATGACACCGAAACGGGTGGGTCACGGCTGGCCAAACTGCTAACGCTCGGGGCCATCGCTGGCGCTGGCGCGTACCTCTGGCGTCGACGGGGAGGCGACGACTGGGAACCGATCGACGATCTCGAAGAGCCGGTCGAGGACGCCACGGAGGCCGTCGAGACGATCGCGAGTGAATCGATCGACACGGAGTCGGCCGGCGATCGCATCACGGACGCGGAGTCGACGGACGAGATGAGTGACGATGCCGAAACGGATCACGAGGAAGGATCCTCGGACGGTGACACCAACAGGGAGTCCGAGACGGACACCTCCGAGTCCGATTCATCGTAAGGGACCGGCAAGTTGTATCGTCGTCGAGTAACTCGAACCTGCGTGTCGTCGGGTGGGTCACGATTCAGTGTCGGATATATCGAGCCAGACGATTTCGCGGTGTATGGAACGGCTGCTTTCGACCAGCTTCCGTTGCTGCGCAGCAGTAGCAGATTCCAGTTCGGCGGTACCGTTCCAATCGGCCGGGTCGTCCGCTCTGGGTAGGGCCGGTCACCCTGCGCCGTCGTGGCGACAGAGATAAGGGACCCTCGCCGACAGATTCGACCGATGGAGACGACCCACCGCGTCGTCGTCGGCGATGCTCGGTCGCTCGCGTCGATCGACGACGAGAGCGTGGAGCTGGTGATCACCTCGCCCCCCTACCCGATGATCGAGATGTGGGACGAGTTGTTCGCCGAACTGGATCCGGCGATCGAGACGGCGCTCGAGGCGGGCGACGGCGACGAAGCGTTTTCGTTGATGCACGATCAGTTGGCTCGCGTCTGGGACGAGGTTAGCCGGGTGCTGGTCGACGGCGGCATCGCCTGCGTCAACGTGGGCGATGCGACGCGGTCGATCGGCGACCGATTTCGCGTCTACCAGAATCACGCGCGGGTCGCGACCGACTTCGAATCGCGCGGGTTCGACCCGCTCCCCGACGTCCTCTGGCGAAAACCGACCAACAGCGCGGCAAAGTTCATGGGAAGCGGGATGCTGGCACCGAACGCCTACGTCACGCTCGAACACGAACACGTGCTCATCTTCAGGAAAGCCGGCGGCTCCCGGTCGTTCGAACCCGGAGCGAACCGACGGTACGAAGCTGCGTACTTCTGGGAGGAACGAAACCGCTGGTTCTCGGACCTCTGGAGCGACGTGACCGGAGAGCTCCAGCAACTGGGAGCCGACGGCGCTCGCGACCGATCTGCGGCGTTCCCGTTCGAGATCCCCTATCGACTGTGCTGTATGTACAGCGTCTACGGTGACACCGTCCTCGATCCGTTCTGGGGAACCGGGACGACCTCGCTCGCGGCGATGTGTGCCGGGCGATCGTCGATCGGTGTCGAACTGGACGAGGGACTGGTGTCGGTGTTCGACGAGCGCGTCGGCGAGGTGCA containing:
- a CDS encoding A/G-specific adenine glycosylase; this translates as MSDGEPDETAYGLPADADAVRKALVAWYEADHRSFPWRETDDAYAILVCEVMSQQTQLERVVDAWNAFLDRWPTAQSLAAADRADVVGFWSDHSLGYNNRARYLHEAATQITEEYDGSFPETPTELQELMGVGPYTANAVASFAFNAGDAVVDTNVKRVLYRAFDVPDDDEAFESVARELMPAGASRVWNNAIMELGGVACGKRPRCDEAGCPWRQWCHAYQTGDFTAPDVPTQPSFEGSRRQFRGRVVSVLSEYDELTLDELGPRVRVDYSPDGEYGRDWLRELCLDLADDELLTISDDPGSSEPAETETAASSTQSIFVSLKQ
- a CDS encoding DNA-methyltransferase, giving the protein METTHRVVVGDARSLASIDDESVELVITSPPYPMIEMWDELFAELDPAIETALEAGDGDEAFSLMHDQLARVWDEVSRVLVDGGIACVNVGDATRSIGDRFRVYQNHARVATDFESRGFDPLPDVLWRKPTNSAAKFMGSGMLAPNAYVTLEHEHVLIFRKAGGSRSFEPGANRRYEAAYFWEERNRWFSDLWSDVTGELQQLGADGARDRSAAFPFEIPYRLCCMYSVYGDTVLDPFWGTGTTSLAAMCAGRSSIGVELDEGLVSVFDERVGEVQSMATDVGRRRLARHRDFVASRRDEGASLSYESSHYDFPVTTSQERDLRLYSVESVERERLPSGRRYRLDHTPLAAE
- a CDS encoding DUF7528 family protein; translation: MIVDDRSSTLEVRVTGSVFELSESTARALYRALDDALPNEHEFCKTIGIHRDDGRYVVERRGATSSGHRKVFDSFDALGDRYASLPKTITASDLDGPGLSGSRRHAVLWHLIEHPAFDCELDRKQPLTAVKRDV
- a CDS encoding DUF7117 family protein gives rise to the protein MKVRGERECTECGTRWSYFETGSVSCPGCGSLRSVGSGDRREHTDAAVTLDLTDVRADVNDRPLVDVVGDATDRCRTYVARRGFIAGGDLRPLDETYVAALELRSVHGLLVGHRSLGDDEQLYVLSLLRDADDGTRPPAADVPPSLRAARGIAVARAVTDYRRAITDWAADRSLDSETTTAIEALGDHATRLDGLDGDVDPVTAGTILSATRSLGDALRGEGKTDAAEIVAQLDDLDYRD
- a CDS encoding aminotransferase class III-fold pyridoxal phosphate-dependent enzyme, whose amino-acid sequence is MDRDTVEPSVETMPGPRAEKWADYHHQFSAPSTYVYDFVWDTSAPATGPFCTDVDGNVLLDFTSHVAAAPLGYNNPTLRKKLDEFDLPDPTKIAGQDFYVSSDWPPEDSDQPGPTELMDRLTDLTSHYDMDTVFLSNSGAEAVENAIKICYTRGGHRGVTTEGAFHGRTLGALSLNRSKTVQRKGYPEIPGVISIPYPSTDEAYEQRWQTDGPGGNVLADKLHPKQGVIDADELAYVILEPVQGEGGYRPAHPEFARDLQALRERYDVAVIADEIQSGMGRTGKMWGVDHLDLTPDVITSAKGLRVGATISRSDVFPEETGRISSTWGAGDLLASFQGALTIDIIQEQNLLENVQARGRQLRETVVDANLPGVTDVRGPGLMIGVEFDEKERREAVVKAALERGLLTLGCGHRTVRLLPPLDVTEREIDIAADLFEAAAEAADRSVTPAATDGGQ
- a CDS encoding PadR family transcriptional regulator; translated protein: MYDLTGFQRDLLYVIAGKDEPHGLAIKEELEAYYEKEIHHGRLYPNLDTLVDKGLVEKGKRDRRTNFYTLTRRGKRELDARAEWESQYVAHSSPVQ